The genomic interval gattttagagtgggaaagaagaagaaacattgatttgttgctccacttatttatgcattcatctgaTCAGAGATCAAACTCACAGCCCTGGcacatcgggatgatgctctaaccaactaagctaccaggGCCCAGGCTCGTTTTATAATGAAAGCTCTACGTGATGTGTCTAAACAACATCTCTTCTGAGGAATAAATCTGAGACTTGACCAGCTGGTCTCTGCTCCACATTGCACCAATTTACTTGGTTTAGTTAGGCAACAACTTTCGTTTGCATGGATATATGTTATGCCATTTGTTTTAGGGTTGGTGCATCTGCCAGACAATTACTGTTCATCAGTCTCATAACTTTGCACTTTTCCCCCACAGCTGCCAGAATTATATGCACAGCTTGAGAATTTTAATaaggagagcaagaaattgaatcGCCTAAAAAGTCATGGTATTTCACCAAGGGAAGCCCAGAAAatacttagtgaaaatctgaatACCATGTCATTCACCAGTGGAACTGGTCTGAGAGAAGATTTCCAACCTGTTTTCAAGGTGGTTACAAAAAACGAAGAGAGGCCAGTATCTATGACCGAACTCCTATATCGCAGCTTACTGAAAGACTCCCTTTCCCCGCTAGACAGGTTCACGAAAACCCAGCAGAGACTCGCTCAGTGTGGGATCCCTCTTCCCTCGCACACTTTCCCTTATGAGATCCCCTCTGATGACACTCCGGCCACCACAGAGAAGACTCAGGGTTTCAGAAAACTGTACAAGCCGGGCATTTACCATATCCAGCCAACAAAGACTATCACTGAAGATAAAATTTCTGAACAATTATTAGCTGAATCAGGTAATCGAAACAGATAAGGCCATGAGGGAGAAAAGAGTTGAAACCTTACTGGAAAATGTACCTAGATTTCTGGAGCTGAAAGAGTCAAACATTGATTAGGGGAACTGTGCACTTCTCACGCTTTACTGCATGTAACGGCAATGggaaacagagaacagagaagCAGACATCCCAGAGTCAAAACTCAGACCCAGCCCACAAAAGGTGTATTATTTAGACACAGCCTAAAGCTTTTAGAAAAGGAGCCGCTTAAACTTGGACTCCACTGTGTCTGTAACTGTTTCCCGTATCATGAAGTCAGTCAAGTATTTGCTAAATAAtggcttatttttcttaaatatcttgatttttcttcatttgagggatttttagatttttttttcccatgagcctttattcttcccttttgttAATATctctacagaggaggaaactctCCATTTCAGATTCTTTAATAGGAAAGTACCCATAAAAGATCAAAGGCCATAGAGAAAAAGTTagagaatatataaaacatatgatGGTAAGCTATAAAGAGAAGGGAGCATTCCTAaggtctccatttttttttacataatttaagGGAAATAATATTTTGTCATTCTGTGTAGCTATAAAAGTAGGTTAAAccaatgatataaaatatttgagtCTTTTTGAAGTAGGTTCTTGACCAGAGATAAAACCATTTACACAGCAAATATTTTGacacaatttttttatattaaaagtagtgggagagacaggaacaaattCAAAGGAATATGTTGATTACTCCAATCAGacaggttggggcaaaagtaggttaatagttgtatggaaagtaatacaataatagataaataataatatgagaataaactctgtgtttcatgtactcacaactgtaaacctactttggctcACTCTGTCTTTGGTTTATGATGCTGGAAGAATCTTTGCTCTAACTCCTtacactgacatttttttttaaatgtgctgatattagagaagaagagagagagagagagagagagagagagagacagaagcttcaatctgttcctggatgtgcacaaaccagggatcaaatcagcaacctctgtgctttgggacaaagctctaaccagccgagccaCCCAACCATGGCATACACTGACATTTTGATACAACCTAATGCAGGTTTCATGCTCCTTTGGTAGAATCACACTTTGTGTGTTTTCCAGCTCAGATTGAAGTAGAAACTAAGGCAATTTTGGAAtggtctacaccaggggtccccaaactacagcccgcgggccacatgcggccccctgaggccatttatccggcccccaccgcacttctggaaggggcacctctttcattggtggtcagtgagaggagcatagttcccatggaaatactggtcagtttgttgatttaaatttacttgttctttattttaaatgttatatttgttcccgttttgttttttcactttaaaataagatatgtgcagtgtgcataggaatttgttcatagtttttttatagtctggccctccaatggtctgagggacagtgaactggccccctgtgtaacaagtttggggacccctggtctacacaaTCCACAAAAGTACACAGGTAAAGTCTGTCACCAGAGAGGAAAAATCATTGAAAGTGTTGAGGACTGATAAGAACTGGCAAAAAGCCCACTGAAGAAATTGATATTGCAACACTTCATCTTTTACTGTCCCATATTATCCAGCATTACTTCATTTTATCAGCCAGCTAGTCCTTGAAGTATTCTCAGGCCAGGAAACCTTCAGGACTCCTGGTATACCAAAGAATAGTCTAGAACATATCTTTACTAGCACCAAGCAGAGAGCAACTTATGAGCAACTCTTGCTCAGGCTCAAACCTGTAGGACCATGTAGGTTAGGCATGTGTTTGaccaaaaataattgaaaaaccaAACAGCAGTTATTTTTCCTATATAATTAGAATCTATGGGTGGGCAGACAAGAACTAGAGCAGTGCTTTTGATGTCATTGGGGATCCAGGCTCCACTATCTCTTCCTGTATGGCTTTTGTCTTCATGGCCAAAAGGTGTTGTCTTCAATGCCATGCACTGTGGCCACATTCCAGGCAAGAAGAGGGGGACAGGACAAAGGGACACATTGGCTAGTTTAGTCCTCTGTGAGCAGGAAGCAAAGCT from Saccopteryx leptura isolate mSacLep1 chromosome 2, mSacLep1_pri_phased_curated, whole genome shotgun sequence carries:
- the C2H9orf153 gene encoding uncharacterized protein C9orf153 homolog, with the protein product MFLNRDTDPSKDGVETEFPTCSLPELYAQLENFNKESKKLNRLKSHGISPREAQKILSENLNTMSFTSGTGLREDFQPVFRKTVHRSKGSGMEIL